The nucleotide window CATGCGGAGCCACTCGTGGCGATCGCAGGGCCACGTGCCTACGACGCGGGGGAGGccacagcgctgcgtcggagcggcccgCGACCGTGAGGATGCCTGTGCCATCCACATGATGGGCAGAGCGCCAGCGCGGCTGAGCTcgcgcactgctgtaacGCGCGCGTCTGCGGCTGTTGGGCACCACGCGCTGGGGCCTGCGACGGGCCGGGGTGGCGCGGGGGGAGGCATTGGGAGCCGATGTGGTGTGGTAGGGAATAGAAAGGTTGGCAAGGGAAACAGGAACTCCGGggtgagcgagagggagagtgtgCGTGCCATCATCGAGCCGCTCActctccaccgctgcactcgcgggagcgtgtgtgcgtggatACACGCGTGCTCGAGTCGCTCGCATCGCTCTCGGAGTCCTCGCGCCAGTGCCTGCCACCGAAGCCCGGTACCCCGCCTCCCATGCGACTCGcaggcagccccctcccctcctcccccctgcaCGTCTCGGCTCACCAAATCGCGTTGTCCGCCACAGCGGGCGCCTGTCCACTGCGTGCTCGGTACTGTGTGCCGCTTTACCTACGGAGGCACGGAAGGggaggcagcgcagaggggaggcggaTGGGGGATTAGGGTGGGCCACCATGTCCATCCCCTTCAccagccaccgccaccgcccgcACCCCCTCTGCTCTCACGCAGCTCCTAgagcgcctccctccctctcctgcactCGTGGTGGCCACCCTGATCGAGTTCGCTCTCCCCGTCCTTCGCTTCGCGTGTGCGTCCATCTCTGCTGCTCGTCTGGTGGTTGCGGCGCTGGCACTGCGCTGCGGACGTCTAGGCGGTCGCTCTGCTCTCATCACGGCGGCCACTCCAAGcggacgccgctgcgctcctcTGCACAACGATGTAGGCATACCGAAGGATGGCGCGTggtgcctctcccctcctcctcccctgcgGCCGCTCTTTGGTGCGATGAGCCCCACCCGGTTTTGAAGGCAGCGCAGATGAGCGGTAACACAATACCCACGAAAAGCGCCCGTTacgtcgcggcggcgaccgGGCTGTGGACGTGGTTGTTGCCTCTTCGTCATGGGaagtgagggagggtggggcgggagaggggggtcACACGCCGCCGTGTGCCTCCCGGACTGGGAATGCTGCCGGCCAACCGTCACCCCCTCGCTCGCCTCCTTgcgtccttctctccttcctaTGCCGCCACGCggtggcaccagcagccCCTGCGGGACAGCACCGAAGGGGTGCATGCGCATCCACCATCCAACGCTCTGCTGACCTCGCTCCGCTCcagccccctctctcacgctgGGGGAGCGGTGCGAGACAGGAACACTCTGCCTGCGGCCGTGGTCTTCATTGCGCAGGGGGGGtcccccgctgccgctgagctCTGATGGGCTGGTCCCGGAATAGCAGTCGTGCATGGGCTTCTCCTGCATGGCCAAGCCTCGCGCTgctgggggagagggtgcaGGTGTCTAAGGCACTCATCTGCCGGCTGGAGGACCTCGCCCAGAGCACGCGCCCGCTGCTAGGAGAAGAAGCGGATGCCGGCTTGCGATGCCTCTGCGGCGTCCGTGTGCATTTCCTCCGACTGTGCCCTCCGTCCCCTGCGCCCGGCCCCCCTccgtgtggcgctgctgccgctcccccgctgccggcgcggcgtgtgtgtcgcgTCCACCGGCGAGCGCTTCCTccgcacgtgcgtgtgggcgccAGCGGAtggccccccaccccccgctttcgctgtgcgcgtgtcgcACTCTCGCGGgcctgccgcctcgccgcactctcccccacctccctctccgtctctcctctccccttccaccctgccctcctccctcatgCCGCTCGCCCTCTCACCaccaacacgcacgcacacgcggcagcaccaacgaCGTTGCTTTGCGAAGACTCGActcgccctcgctctccccctctcgcccccaCCACTACGCCACCCCCTCTGctgtgcaccgccgccccacCGCCCtccgtgtgctgctgtgcgtctGCCAAAATGGAGTTCACCCTCGCCCTTCTGCTCTACGCGGTCCTCCAGTTCATCGCGTTCCTTTTTGTGCTCGTGGCCACGCCCATCGACATGTTTCGCCTGAAGGAGGACGGCAGATTTGACAACAGTCTTTGCATTACGCTGTGGGGGTTAAAGAATAAGTGCTACGGACTCAAGTACGAAGACGACGTGTTTTCTTTGTGGAGCGTTTGCGGGACCCGCACGCAACGTTTCCGCACTTCTCAGGCGTTCGCTATCATCTCCATCTTCGTGTACGGCTTGGCGGCCGTCTTGGGCTTCAttctgctgtggtgctgcactTACCTCCGCTTCGTCTGCCTGGCGCTCAACGTCACCGGCATCGTCACGCTGTGCGTCGTGTGGGCGTCCATGGCGGTGACCTACTACACGTTGGATGGACAGTGCTTTGGAATGCGGTTTAGCATGAAATTTGGCTCCGGCTTCGTGCTGTTGGTGATGGCCTGGTGCCTGGACATTATCAACATCGTGCTCTTGCTGCTCTCGTGGCCGGTCGGCCATGCGAGTGAGAACGTGGAAACAAAGGAATAGACGCGGcgaggggaggcggagggggccGGCGGACGCGGAGGCACTGTGGCGGTGGacgggcggcgcggcagcgcaccgcgAGAACCCAAGCGCACCGCCTGGCCCCGTGCCCGCACGtgcccctcgccctccctccccccggtGCGTGCGTCCTTNNNNNNNNNNNNNNNNNNNNNNNNNNNNNNNNNNNNNNNNNNNNNNNNNNNNNNNNNNNNNNNNNNNNNNNNNNNNNNNNNNNNNNNNNNNNNNNNNNNNNNNNNNNNNNNNNNNNNNNNNNNNNNNNNNNNNNNNNNNNNNNNNNNNNNNNNNNNNNNNNNNNNNNNNNNNNNNNNNNNNNNNNNNNNNNNNNNNNNNNNNNNNNNNNNNNNNNNNNNNNNNNNNNNNNNNNNNNNNNNNNNNNNNNNNNNNNNNNNNNNNNNNNNNNNNNNNNNNNNNNNNNNNNNNNNNNNNNNNNNNNNNNNNNNNNNNNNNNNNNNNNNNNNNNNNNNNNNNNNNNNNNNNNNNNNNNNNNNNNNNNNNNNNNNNNNNNNNNNNNNNNNNNNNNNNNNNNNNNNNNNNNNNNNNNNNNNNNNNNNNNNNNNNNNNNNNNNNNNNNNNNNNNNNNNNNNNNNNNNNNNNNNNNNNNNNNNNNNNNNNNNNNNNNNNNNNNNNNNNNNNNNNNNNNNNNNNNNNNNNNNNNNNNNNNNNNNNNNNNNNNNNNNNNNNNNNNNNNNNNNNNNNNNNNNNNNNNNNNNNNNNNNNNNNNNNNNNNNNNNNNNNNNNNNNNNNNNNNNNNNNNNNNNNNNNNNNNNNNNNNNNNNNNNNNNNNNNNNNNNNNNNNNNNNNNNNNNNNNNNNNNNNNNNNNNNNNNNNNNNNNNNNNNNNNNNNNNNNNNNNNNNNNNNNNNNNNNNNNNNNNNNNNNNNNNNNNNNNNNNNNNNNNNNNNNNNNNNNNNNNNNNNNNNNNNNNNNNNNNNNNNNNNNNNNNNNNNNNNNNNNNNNNNNNNNNNNNNNNNNNNNNNNNNNNNNNNNNNNNNNNNNNNNNNNNNNNNNNNNNNNNNNNNNNNNNNNNNNNNNNNNNNNNNNNNNNNNNNNNNNNNNNNNNNNNNNNNNNNNNNNNNNNNNNNNNNNNNNNNNNNNNNNNNNNNNNNNNNNNNNNNNNNNNNNNNNNNNNNNNNNNNNNNNNNNNNNNNNNNNNNNNNNNNNNNNNNNNNNNNNNNNNNNNNNNNNNNNNNNNNNNNNNNNNNNNNNNNNNNNNNNNNNNNNNNNNNNNNNNNNNNNNNNNNNNNNNNNNNNNNNNNNNNNNNNNNNNNNNNNNNNNNNNNNNNNNNNNNNNNNNNNNNNNNNNNNNNNNNNNNNNNNNNNNNNNNNNNNNNNNNNNNNNNNNNNNNNNNNNNNNNNNNNNNNNNNNNNNNNNNNNNNNNNNNNNNNNNNNNNNNNNNNNNNNNNNNNNNNNNNNNNNNNNNNNNNNNNNNNNNNNNNNNNNNNNNNNNNNNNNNNNNTACTggggcgccgcagcgcaccaccCCGGCCTGTTGCCCGCACGTGCCGCTCCCACCCTCCccacgccctctctccccccgtGCGTGAGTCCTTGCCCTTGGCCCCTCCtattttctcttctctctcgtgcttTCCTTCCTGGCGTAGGGGtcgctgtgctgctctgcgtgtgtgactGCGCATGCAGGACGtgttgtgcatgtgcgctgACGTGCGCCAGTGCGAGACGTGCGCCAGTGCGAGACGCACGCCCCCGTCGTggcccctctccttccctcccctcccctcccccctctcttatTTCATTTGCCCTGTGTTGTTGCCTTGTTTtggtttctttttttggtgctaacacccacacacccacgccagCCGGCGCCGGGTCTTCTGCGCGCACCCCACCCATGCACAGACATCCACACGCGCATAGACGGTCCccctctgccgccgtccatcgctgccgcacgcACCAATCAGCCGCCCCTCAGCGCCCGCTGCCCCCTCTGTGGCGGCATTGGCCTCCTGCatgctttgctctctcccatGCCCCCGCCTCTCACTTTTGGTCgtcctcgccctctctcgcctcccccttcccctcccctcctccccactcttTCCTCATGACCGGGCGGAGACCTCAGCGCGCGGTATCGCAGGGTCCTGCACCCGCCTCCCCACTCGGTGTGGGGAAGTGGAgcagcccccaccccctctatCGCCGCCACATGCGGAGCCACTCGTGGCGATCGCAGGGCCACGTGCCTACACGATGCGGGGgaggccgcagcgctgcgtcggagcggcccgCGACCGTGAGGATGCCTGTGCCATCCacatgatgggcagagtgccagcgcggCTGAGCTcgcgcactgctgtaacGCGCGCGTCTGCGGCTGTTGGGCACCACGCGCTGGGGCCTGCGACGGGCCGGGGTGACGTGGCGTAAAGCTGATGCTCTGTGGCTGAGCGGACACTTGGAAgggcacatgcacacatatGTGCATATAATGTGCCTTCCCATTTATATCTTTTAGGTTTCGCCGTCATGGATGTGTGTATTTTTCCCAACCGCTGGGCCAGGGGAGTGTTCCCCCATTTAAGGCTGGGCCAGGAGTGCCGGAACAGGTGGAGTGTGAAAGTGGCTTCTCCCATATTTCGTAAGTCGCTCAGCGCTAAGCAGGGGAATAACTTCTATGGGGCACAAATTCCTCTTCAGAAAGGCAATGGAAAAGGTCtcgcgtgcgcagctgccggccTCTCTTTTTACCTGAGCTACTTTCTGCTTCCCGGAACAGGTTGCCGAAGGCTTGTCCAGCTTGGTGGCTGAGCGTCTCATCGCACCGCATGCGTGCAAGATGTGGTGTAGAACGTCAACATCGTCTCTCACGCTTCCCCGCTTTTCCATCCGCGCCTCTTCTCAGAGGCTTTTGTGGCACCTTAGTTTGTGTGGCGAGTAATTTCTGCAGGCGAACGACATTCCCCCGCATTACAGTTTGGAGCAGCTAAGCAGGTGTTCTTACGCGGACAGTCTCAGCACCGCCTACAAAGACTCAAGCGATTAAGGCAAAGAGAAAGTAACGGGCCACTGCATCCCCAATCTCCCCTTTCAAACTCCCTCACCCCAGGCGTGCTCTCATACGCCAGCCACGCACAACggtgcacacgcgctgctgaaATAGAGGACATCAGCAATGTGTGAGGGTcagcttttttttcgccCCTCTTTGCCTCTGCAGGAATGCAGATGTGTCTATctatcgctctctctctctagtgTTATATCGCATCCttgcaccttctctctctccttgctgCCCGCCCGCCCACCCAACCCACCTCGTCCCGTAGGTGCGTACATAAGGAGTGCGAATCAGAGGAAGAGCCGTGCATTgtgctcctccctccctctgcgaACACGAGATGGTAGAGTCGCGTCATGTGAGCAAGGCAGCCCACGCTCGCCTTGAAGGGATCAGTGGGCAACAGCACACGCGGGCGCCAACCGTGACGCCCCCCTCGTCGCTCACCGCGTCCCTTGCgaccctctcctctgccatCGTGGCATCCCTCTACGTCTCGGGActcgccgtgctgctgctcgctgtgGTGCACCGCCGATGTGCAGTTCGACGCGCTCGTCTGCAGCGGACgacgtctccctctcccacgaACCTCCTCACGGCAGATAGCCGCAGAGCTGCATATGCTATAACGGGcatgaagagggaggcgtcGTCAacgccggcgctgcaggtcTTGAAAACCACGCCTACAATCCATCAGAAAAGCCTGCGGGCAAGTGGCCTGAAGGCGCCGCGCCTCACGAAGCTGTAGAGCCGCTTGGGTGGGCTACCCGGGTGGTGAAGAAGAACGCAGGCAGGCCGTCGGTGACGACATCGAAGCCGCAGCGGTTTCAGCGTTCAGCAAgacttcgctgctgctctgcgcacACATGCAAAGAGGGTTGTCTGCCTGGGTAGACAGCACTGCTTCAGCGGGAGGATCCGGTGTCGGGCACGATGACACTCTCCGTTACGCCAAAAgggcccagcagcgccggcggcagAACCGTTCAAGCGGACCGCAGGCTGATCGCGGTGAAAGGCGCCGTAACTGCCAAGGTGGGAGAAGTATGATATACTGCTCTTCAACGCTGATGCCATGCGCCGCGGCAACAAAGATGAGTCAAACTTCCACGACCGACGAGCACGATCATTGTGTTcacagcggcgatggcgactAAGAGGACTCGCCGTCCTCCTTGCAGATCCATGTCGTCTCGGCGGCAGCATGCCCgacaggcggcggcactacCATCACGCACAGCCAGCACCCATGCACTGACTCGATGGAGCGCGTGAGCAGAGCACTGCTGATGAGCTCATCAGCGAAGCTGTGGTCGTACCCACGCGGCCAAACAGAGGATGGTACTTCAAGGGAATTCCGCCTCACCTTCTCTGAGGAATGGAAGCTCATGTCaaccctctctttccctcgctgccgctgtacAGCAGCACACGGTGACTTATTTGTCGTTGACGGTgttgttttccttcgctcttcctccGATCGCCGCACTGTACGTACTCTCGCATTTGTTTGCGTGGGtgctccctcctcctccccctctctcatgTCAATGTCCATTATGGCCGTCTGACCCGCACTGATTGCACTGCGTGCACCTCTGTGGAGGTGCTGAGGTAAGCAGGGGCGGGGTGGGTAGGCGGGCGTGTAGGCGGGATACCCCGCCACGTCGTGCTGGTGCGTTGTCGTTAAGGTAGAggtgcttttctttcgttgttcTTCTTACCTCTGCTCTTGAGGCTGATTTCCCAGCTGGcgttttcccctccctcttccgcTTGACGTTCCCGGCCTCCCGTCCTCCCTCGGTCCCCTTttacctcccccccccctcctccaagctatgcactttctctctcactctaTCTCTTCTGTGTGTAGCGGTGAATCTGTGGGGTGCGTGTGGCGCGTGTGGGAATGCCTGCATGGTAtacctctctgtgtgtgtacctcACCTCTAATCCTctgttctcccccttccgtCATCTCCCGCTCTTTTTGGTGGTGGTTGTTGTTTACGATGTtcgagagagggcgaggggggctGTAGCGGTGTACACGTCTGGTGCTTGTGTACCTACGTGGGTGTTTCGGAGTCTACACGTATAAGCGcgcccctccttttcccgcCATTGTTGTTGGTGAGAGTTGTGacatctctctttttttccctgtgGGGCAAGGGGTAGGTGTCATGTAGCGGTGTGCTCCAACTGTtttgctgtcgctgttgttcGTGAGTCAGCGAAcgtcttctcctcctccctactCCATTCTGTTGGACTCAGCCCGGTCATTTATTCGtccctccttcttctcctcttcctccctccccggcACGCGTTCACGCGCGCATCAAGTCTCTcccgcctccctttcctctcccccaccgcctcagtcctccctccctccttgcGGGCCCTACACGTCTCTCTTACGCACAGCTCTTTTCCTGTTTGATTGTTTGTCTCTGTTTGCCACTTGCGCCTCGTCGTCATCTGCCTAGTCACGTGGAAAGGAATATTTATGTTTATAtaggcacacgcacgcacaggaagagagagtgtCAGGCAGACATCGACGCAGACGCCCAGGAAACGCGATCTGATGTGTTGATGAATGCCAAGATGCTCGTCGGGGCCCATCCTCTCGACATAAGCGCAGGGAGGGGATAAGAGAAGCGAGTGTGAGTAGCAATGAGGAGAAGAATGAGGTGAAACAGTTCAGAGAGAGAATTAGTGAAAGAGTAAAGGATGGACAAGATGTGTCAGCGCGCGTGCTTGGATGTGGGTGTGGACATCTCCGCCAAAGATTCGCGGCTGGCTGCTCGCGCGCTAGCGCACAGACCTCGATGCAATGCTTGATGGATTGTTTTTCTCCGCTTTGTTGCTTTTTCGGTAcgttgcctcctctctctcctcgttgCTCTATTTGGTGTTTGACCGCCGCTTCCTTTCAGCCGTTGGTTCTCATCTTCGAAGGATGCTTAagtgtgtttgcgtgtgtgtctgcttcATGCACGCTGACGGGTGACTGCTGGTAACGCGGGCCATGGCTGACGACGCCATGGAAATCCGGTGAGGCACGAGGAAGCCTTCGCGCTGTTTTACCCacgtctcttcctcatcaGTGGTCTCTACCCCATTCCGGCGATTTTTGTTTCTCGCACTTGAACATCATCTAAATACTCGCTCGCCGGTAACGCGGGATGGACGCACGTagcttcccctcttccctccccctccgttTCCTTCAGCCCCTATCACTTCACCCTTTCCCATAACTACACATACCTGCTGATTTCTTTTGGTCCTTAAGTGTATTGGGTTATgcctcgctcctcctcatccagTCCCACCCATCCCCCGTACTTCTCTTGACTTCGCAGGTCTTTTCAGCACCGCATTCGTGTACACCGCCGCACCCTCTCGCCATAtgcactttttttttttcgcccgTTCTTTGGTTGTTTCAcgcggcctcctcctcccctcccccctcctcctgtttCCTCCTTTCATAATCATTTGATAGTGGTACTTACCCTCACCCGTGCGCCCGCCGCCGATATATACGCGGACACgtagacgcacacacgagtgGTCACCACCATGAGCACTGCAagtgaggcagcggcggtcactcgcctctcccttctcctttgcgcttctcttccgccTTGCATATAAAGCGTATGAATAGCcctctacctctctctctacccctctctctctctctgtacgcctgtgcgtcgtcgccttcagcttctctccTAGACTAACATACCCATACagatgcgtgcgtgcgtgcgtgtgccgctgtgtgcacgctgtctctctcctgtttATGGATATGAATTGCTCGTCTGGCGTTCTATCTTGGCGGCTAAaattttcttttttctttggttAGTGGTGTGGTGGCCTTATTTTTCGTGCTTGCTTACGCATTCTTCGCTTTGcctcaccccttccctcccctctccccccacctcgACTGTTTCTTCTCCATTGTGTTT belongs to Leishmania panamensis strain MHOM/PA/94/PSC-1 chromosome 8 sequence and includes:
- a CDS encoding amastin-like protein (TriTrypDB/GeneDB-style sysID: LpmP.08.0610) yields the protein MEFTLALLLYAVLQFIAFLFVLVATPIDMFRLKEDGRFDNSLCITLWGLKNKCYGLKYEDDVFSLWSVCGTRTQRFRTSQAFAIISIFVYGLAAVLGFILLWCCTYLRFVCLALNVTGIVTLCVVWASMAVTYYTLDGQCFGMRFSMKFGSGFVLLVMAWCLDIINIVLLLLSWPVGHASENVETKE